The genomic stretch CTTGTCAACGCGGCGGCGACTACTCCTGCTAGTGGCAACTCTGGCGTATCAGGAATCAGCACAACCGACCGGGGCAGCCGAAGGAAGAAGCTCATCGCCCACGGTGTCCTCGCTTCTCTCGCCTTTGTCATCTTCTTCCCCTCTGGCGCGATTGCTATCCGCCTGGCTTCTTTCCCTGGTGTACTATGGCTCCACGCTGGCTTCCAAGTCTTTGCCTACGTAGTCTACGTTGCTGGTTTCGCTCTCGGAATAACCATTGCCTGCGAAGGAGGCCTTCTTAAGCACCACCACGCTGTCATTGGTATCATCCTCTTCGTTGCCATCTTCTTTATGCCAGCGCTTGGTTGGATTCACCACATCATGTTCAAGAAGGTTGGCTCGCGCACAATCTGGTCGCACGCTCACATCTGGCTTGGCCGTGCCACCATCTCCCTTGGTATCATCAACGGTGGGCTTGGGCTCAGGCTCGCCAACGGCAGGGGTAACAGCTCCGAGGCCGGCAGGATTGTATACGGTGTCGTTGCTGGTTTGATGGGTGTTGCATGGATTGGCGCCATGGTCCTTGGTGAGATGAGGCGCAAGAAGGGTGCTGCCGTGACCGACGCACGCTCAAAGTCCATGGAGGAGAGGAGGGAGAGCGACCGCAGTGATGAGCACATTAATAATCACTAGAGGGGTAAGGAAGGGGGTGGAGGATAACAAAAGGAGGATACACGATGGGCATAATAAATGCTGAGTTGGGGAAATGGAAACGAACAAGCATGTACTTACATGATACTGGTCGACTCTGCATTCCCCTTTTCTTTTGTCAGACTGATACCATTTGCTTTCTCGCGAATACCATGATGCGATTCAATCTTTAATCAACAAGTTGCAATCTTTTAATGCTTGGTCTTTATCTCTTCACTAGTCCACAAAGTATCTTGCTTGCTGCAGTGCTAACCTTGAGGACGTCTCTATATGTTAGACTAACCCTCGTTCCCCTCATGTTCCTCCCACCCTCTTGTAGCAAAACCTCGCGATCCCCCAGTAAACCCCAATTCGCCACACTCTCCTCGCCCAGCTCTTCATCAACCTCAACAGACGAGATCCCATGCATCAGCTCTCGATACGCTCTTCCGGTCGTTATCAGCAGCGACCTAGGTTCCTGGAATATTCTCGTGGGCAAAGAATATTCTCCCTCATCTCCATCCCTCGGAGGCAAAACATCCAAACACAAGGCCGCTCCCAGACTCACCGTCGCAACCACATCCGCATACGCATCGCCGTCCTCATGCGGCATGATGCCCTCACCAGCCTTGTACTCATTGACCAGCACGTGATTAGGTTGCTGATGCGGCGTGTGCGCAAAGATGCCATAGTCCTCAAATCGCTTGACAATGGGATTTGTGAGGTAATTTGGTAGCGGGGCGGCGAGGAGCGTATTTGATTTTGTGAGTGTCGAAGGTATGGCTTGCAGACGGCG from Pyrenophora tritici-repentis strain M4 chromosome 1, whole genome shotgun sequence encodes the following:
- a CDS encoding integral membrane protein, with protein sequence MKNFKTSALSLLALGYQASAQLASLCPTNGVCFRLNIPQNTASSGTGDIFFQITAPSSYEWVGLGQGQGMAQSNMFLVYTGANGNNVTLSPRTASGHVPPQLNSDTKVELLDGSGVSNGVMTANVKCSNCNSWNGGTMDFTAGNGNWFYAYHNAEGPKNSDDASARIGFHSTHATFTWDFANAKGGSSVNPLVNAAATTPASGNSGVSGISTTDRGSRRKKLIAHGVLASLAFVIFFPSGAIAIRLASFPGVLWLHAGFQVFAYVVYVAGFALGITIACEGGLLKHHHAVIGIILFVAIFFMPALGWIHHIMFKKVGSRTIWSHAHIWLGRATISLGIINGGLGLRLANGRGNSSEAGRIVYGVVAGLMGVAWIGAMVLGEMRRKKGAAVTDARSKSMEERRESDRSDEHINNH